In the genome of Onychostoma macrolepis isolate SWU-2019 chromosome 10, ASM1243209v1, whole genome shotgun sequence, the window GTTTCAATGTCAGTTTCAATGAATTGATTCAAACTCTGACTCAATGATTCGTTTGTATCATCActcaaaaatattgtatttctcaatgtttcaataaaaatatatatatgtaaccaGTACTATTCATTGCTGTTATGCATTGTAATATCAGtgcaattaaatatataattatttttcctTCATTTAGTGAAAAACAGcatagtttaaatattttttggtctataacaaaaaaaaaaaaaatatgttaagcTATTCAGAGCATAAATATTAAGATATCAGTGAAATATCAGCTGAAAATCAGCAAAAGTCTGAAGGCttttaaagtctcttctgctcaccaaggctgcatttatttcagcaaaaatacagttaaatcagtaatactgtgaaatattattacaatttaaaacaactgttttctgtttgaatacattttaaagtgtattttatgCAATCATCATTACTTTAGTTTTcagtgtccttcagaaatcactctaatatgctgatttgatgctcattTCTTACTATTATTGATAATGAAactgatattaatatttttagtattgtcattgatattaatatttttgtggaaagtaTAATAGGgttatttgatgaatataacTAAATGTGCTATtgcacaaaaaaactaaatatttcattttttttttttttttttaaagtaataaatcAGTAGAAtggaaagaaaagaagaaagaaaaaaaaacgcaCAGCCCTAAATCATTCTGAGATGTTCAGTAAAAGCTGGCTGTCCCATTTAAAATACTTACACATAATCCCATCCACTCTTCTTCTGTCCAAGATCTTTTTCCCGTCAGGGACTTTTCCCCTCTTCCCAAAAGCGACGGCCCCGTTAAGATCCTCCTCGCTGAAGAAGTGCTCAAACAGCAGGTGGAAGAGTCTCATGCTGTCCTGCCGGGACTCCTGCAGCATGGACGCCAGTTTGTAGTGCGGCAGGTAGAGTCCGCTTCCTGGAAACAGCTCCTGCTCTCCCAGTCGAGCCGGACTGGACAGAGGCATCTGCGTCCGCTCGTGAAAAACCAGGATTCGATCAATGACCGTCTGAAGGTTTTGTAGGGTTATAGTATCTGCATAAATCATGAGACATACATTAAAAAGAGTTTCCCTGCTGACATAACTAACAGCGCATCAATCACAATTGCGACAAACTGATATTGTGGACGTTTTTTATAGATTTGTATCGGACTGCTAGCTCACCTATGCTTGTTATAAACTCTTCCAGGTGTTTTCTCTCTTCAAAATACCTCTCACTGTTTGGACTGAGATCTGACGGGCAGAACTGCTCTTCTGAACTGTGTGCAGCTGCTGGAATCAGATGCTCTGTAATACATCAAACGAGCGTTTTAGGAGCTTTAATAGAGGATGAACTCTTCCGTCCAGACCAATCAGCTGGCAGAAACCAAATGCACAACATACTTCAAACCAAATGCTTTTCCCACACAACATCACAGTAAAGGACTGGTCTGTATTTCAGATCATACAACTGGCGAGTCCACAGACGATAAAGCCATTTTCATCagagaaattttattttatttgccatGATGCAAAGTTTCCTCCAAATTCATTTGCCTCATGCAAATTCAtccattataaaaaataaatacagaggaAAAATTCGACTAGCGCACCACAGCACAGCTGCAGTGTTAAGGTGAATATCACAAAACCTGTCAATTTAATTGCGGGCAAAAACATTAGTGACAGTTAAGATTGTTTGCATTCTGATGTTaatttcatgaaaaataaacacattttccaGCCAAATTCTAACACCTTTTTCTGATTACTATAACACTATTTAtagtatactttttaatataatttttttaaatcagcaaaaatttaaatttaaataatatctatttatatatatatatatatatatatatatatatatatatacacatacaaaaaatagcataaaatgtcataatgcaaaaaataaaataatttatttcctttttaattttaggtAAATATAAGCTGGATAGGTTATTGTcaggttttgtgagatttactaattaatataaaactgcaatatTTTTAGAGCTTAACAAGTTCTTGCACAAAAAAACTAACCATGGAGGGCTTTCAAAATCACAGCGTAATCCATCTTCTCGTGTGAACCTGTAAACAGAATAAAATTATAGTTTGTCCACAATAAAGAGATATTAATATTAtcttttaagcattttaatgcatgcttatgataaaACACAATCATAGACACTAACAACATTTAATGTACTGACATCCATTTTCCTCTCAACTCACCTGTTATTTTCGTTCGGTTTATTTGGAGTTAAAGCAATAACAGTCTCATCCATTTCCATCTTGACTGAAATGTCAAATATCCCCAGAGTCTCTTGGGAAAACAGCTTAATGCCTTATTGCAGAATGGGAGAGGACGCCATCTCATTAACTAGCTTACCAAGACTAAATAACTGCCTGTGTGACAGTGAATTTATTCATAATGACACGAAGAGATAATCACTTCCCAGAAAATagaattttaacataaaaaagtaatcaaaatgaAGCACAAATCTAGAATTAGTGGAGAAAAAACTTAAACCACAAtgtaaaagatatatatatatatatatatatatatattatatatatattttgtttttaacctTGCCCTCTCTTGTTGCAACTGTTAGCAGAGataatacaatgaaaaaaagaaattgcatTGCAAATATGAGAAAGTCACATCTGCACTTGATTTCTTTGTTTCACCTGTTTTAAGGTGTAAGGCCTCTCAGCTGGAGGCCCCAGAATAATTCAAATGaggaatttctttttttttttttttttttaaagagtactaaaaaaattaaacggATGCATGCAAAAAATGGCCTAAATCAGTTTCTAATGTGTCTGTGTCAGTCTGGATCTGGATTTCCATACATCCAGTTATGGCCAATGAAAACTATCCTTCTAGTCCTGATGCAAATGTTCAATTTTAAACCTTTAAATAGATGCTTGCAATAAAATTGTGATAATATGTTTAAGAATTGTGATGcatttactcattttatttaacTACACTGAATACGAAGCAAAATCCATAAGCAGCATTAACATGCTGCATCCGAATTTACATAAAGCTGTGTTATCCTTAACGTAGTCATTCTCTTTGTTtgttgaaggaatagttcatccaaaatgaCATTTGCTAAAACTTAACTCACCCTCGggacatccaagatgtagatgagtccGTTTCTTCatttgtagaaatgtagcattacatctcttgctcaccaatggatcctctgcagtgaatgggtgccgtcagaatgagagtccaaacagctgataaaaacatcacaatataatgcacaagtaatccacaccactccagtccaacaattaacatcttgtgaagttaaaagctgcatgtttgtaagaaacaaatccaccattgaggcattttaatttcaaaccaTTACTTTTGGgctctggccaaaatatgagtccatattaataatgcttcctccagtgaaaacaTCCATCCCATGTTGtgtctcacatcaaaatccaccaacttaTTTGTTAATAACTGTTTagatctgtttttgtttgtaaatgGAGTTTGATCTGTGGATATTTttttcctgattcagacgagaatGTTTTTTCCACTGGGGGAAACAATATTTTGGATAAAGGACTTGAATTTTAGgaatagtttgaagttaaaatggatttatttcttacaaacacacatctcttcacttctcaagatgttaactgatggactggagtggtgtggattattgtgatgtttttatcagctgtttggactctcattctgacggcacccattcactgcagaggatccattggtgagcaagtgatgtaatgctacatttctccaaatcggATGATGGCCAGaggttgagtacattttcagcaaattttcagttttgggtgaactattccttttaaagaaaacatttagGCAAAAGCAAATGTTCAGTCCCAGCTCAAATCATTGCTTGAGTGCAGCATTCTTCTTTTTTGCCAGGTTTGAATCACTTCTGAGGTTTAAGCAACGCCCAGTCTGTTTCATGTCCATTGTGTAGTGTTGGGTTACACTTCTGCGGTGTAATAAATCTAATTTATGGTCTTGACTGAGACGACGTCATAAATATAATTAAGAAGATCAATATGAGGCAGCACTCCACCCACGACCcgctcacacaaacacatgcagaaTATACTAACCTTCTGTGTTTGTTTGCCATTTCTGTGTACTGTAAGTGCATCATAagtatggatttttttttttgttcaggcTATTTAAGATGTTTTCGGTTAAAATGATTTGATTTGCATTCAGTGTGTGATTGCTCTTAGGCACAAAACTGCCTCGCATGATTAAATAATTATGCAGAAGCATTCAATTTGCATTCAGCAATGTTCAAAGAATGTACATTTCATGAGGCATCAGCTCTGAAAGATCGAGCAACGTTGGAATTTCATTTATACTATTATTTATAGCACCTTCATGTTCACTCTGAGATCATTAAAAGGTTTTATGTTCATTTCAAGCAAACAAAGGCTCAACAGACAATaagaataaaatgaattcaaacACTATACAGCCACTCCaacaagtaatatatatattattgcattagataacaaaatatcaatCAAAGCCTCACTATCTTAAAGACATAATGCACAACCATGCCTTTCaagcaaaacattaaaaagaagatTCGTGAGTGACAAATAAAgagtgaagaagaaaaaataattttgttcagaacattaagttcttagaaatgcactCTGTGTATTCATGTTGgatttataagatttttttttaattcagattttttcgAGTAGAGTTAGagatatttatatttgtgctctctctctctctctctatatatatatattagtgctgggaaacgattaatcgcgattaatcgcatcaaaataaaagttttgtttatataatatatctgtgtgtactgtgtatatttattatgtgtatataaagacacacatacagtatatattttgaaaagatttacatgtatttacatgtatatatttattaatataatttatatgatatataaatatatttaatatataaacataacacatttttcttaaatatatacatacatgggtgtgtattcatatatacataataaatacacacaatacacacacatatattatgtacacaaaaacttttattttggatgcgattaatcgcgattaatcgttgcccagcactaatatatatatacagtatatcaaatTGAGATATTTAATGACTGGTGTAAccaagtaaaaagtaaaaactctgtgtcttaaattttattaatgtgtcttttattttattaatcttaaaaagctgaaataaaataaaatataaatataaaaatcttaaactttaaaaagcaagaattagaaatgttgccatggcaactattaagtactaaaattactaaaactaaaataaaactaaattaagtctaaatggaaatattaaaaagaaaggacaaaactaaattactaaacTGTAAACTAAAACAAGAAAAcctaaaattatataaaaaagctaaataaataggaaatattaataaatagtataataaaaataaataaacaatactaCAATTACACAATTTTGTTGGTCCTGGATCATGATTTTGTAGAGAAAAGTTTtccaaatatcttttttttttttttttttttgaagaaataataaaagattaggccaatgaatatttttaatgaataattgttttaaataaatgaatagatgGGACGAGCCTGAACATCATGTAACTGCCCCCAGGCTACTACAACAAAAAATGTCCAATTGGTTAAAAGTAACCGCAAAAAGGTGCTCAAAAAAAGTGAGGTTCTGAGAAAATCCTGCGCAGGAATTATTTGCTGATGTCGCATGCGTGTGATATTGTGTTATCCAATGCAATGATATTCCGAAATTTTAAGTGTGACTCAACCACTTCTCATCACAAACTCCAGATAAGGCTCTTTACCTGTGTTGTCCGCTCGAGCTTCAGTATTAAGTGCTTGCGCTGCTAGAAGATCCATCTCAGGGTTCACACCCATGGAAGCCTCTCCGTAAGACAAAGACGTCCTGGGATACTCGTCCCTGTGCAGCACCCCCATAGCGTCAATCCTTCCCGCGTGGGGCAAGGTCGCCACACTCTGACTGCAAGCCGGGTTCGAGTTCACCTGCATTTTGTTCTGGGTAGTGTGGAAAGCTGCCCGCAAGGGTTTGATCATGGAAGAAGGGGAGCTGTCCAGAGGTGACGAGGACATCGCCATGGAGTCCCCGTCTACAGAGGAAGGCTTCTGGGACATCGAAGACCTGGATGATGGTCTGTTCTGGACGTTGGGTTTGGGCGACTGTGTAACGCCTCCAGTAGAGCGGTTCCCATCCGAGCTGCTGGGCATCTGAGGGTTGGCCACACTGTAATAGTCTTCGCCTCTTTCTTGTTTGATTTTCTTCAACGCCAGGTCAGTGCTGTCCTCGGTTCCCGGTTCTTTTCCCAATCGTTTCCTGGGCGTGATATTTGAGGCGTGGTTGAACTCGGAGTCGCCGTCTTCGTCGGTAGCCGAGGACTCGCAGACGATGTCGTACAGGTGGCTGTTGTACTCGTCGCCGTTGTCGTCCATCTCGGACGGTTCGCTGCAGTTGGAGATGTCGCAGGAGTCGTGGATCGGAGCAGAATCGCCCTTGTTTTTGGCGGCACTGCCGAGGAAGCGCTCTGAGGTGTTCTGCATGACGGCGACCGCCTGGATCATGCTGTCCGTGTTGATGCTTCGGCTTTCTTGGTTGCGTTCTTTGTTTGCCTTTTTGCAGGTGGTGTTAAGGGGCCAGTGGTAGGCGTGTCCGGCGCTGCAGCCCCACAGGGCCGTGAGGGTCCCGTGAGAGCCCTCGTTCAGCATGTGTTTGAGGTTGGGGATCAAGGTGCAGATTGTTCCGTGACTGTGGGCCCATTTCACCAGTTTAGCCAGGCTGTCAGAGGAAGTGTGCAAGCAGTCCTCCATGTTGAGCCTCCTCTCCTGAGATgacaaaatgtattcatttttcaataaaaatttttgtgtgtgcgtgtatgatatacagttgaagtcaaaagtttacacccccctttcagaatctgcaaaatgttaattattttaccaaaataagagggatcatacaaaatgcatgttgttgtttatttagtactgacctgaatcagatatttcacataaaagatgtttacatatagtccacaagagaaaatagtagttgaatgtataaaaatgaccccgttcaaaagtttacatccccttgattcttaatactgtgttgttacctgaatgatccacagctgtgttttttttgtttagtgatagttgttcacgAATCCCTTGTTTTTCCTGagcagttaaactgcctgctgttcttcagaaaaatccttcaggtcccacaGATTCTTTGgctttccagcatttttgtgtatttgaaccttttccaacaatgactgtatgattttgagatccatcttttcacgcttttttgcagattctgaaagggggatgtaaattttgacctcaactgtacttagtcaacatgaaacgaCAGTTGcaaccaattttttttaaagaacattaAGATGCATTAAGAAAACAGATGGGAtgaatttccatttcatgccaactttaaaGAAAAGCGGTGACGTAAAAAATaaggtatttgttatatttttttcaattcaatttttcagtttaatttttttaattgttaggctgataatatgattaaaaaagcgaaataaaagcattttcacAGGTAAACACTTATAAACCATAGATTATGATATCAGTCTACTCATTTACAATAAAGTGCCGTGACATTATGGTATGATAAAatgattaatcattaattttgcaataatttttttttttgcttataaTAAACTTAAAGTCATCATGAAATGGCAGCTGAAACcaattttacttccataatgttTACAATAACATCAAGATGCAGTTAGAAtagtttatttctattttattagtatttatgttaaattttaaattctaattttcACTTTTATCTTAAATTGTTAAGCTAATAGTTAGTAATAATTGTCATTAGTTGTCACAAAGAAAATGTAgtatctttttaaataaaaaaacagcaacataaaaacattttcacaggTGAACACTGGTGTATTTTATCCAATAGATTATCCAATACTTTATCAGTGTGATTGGGTGGTCCCTTACAATAAAGTACTGTAACATTATGGTATAGCTAGCTtgataaaattaattcatttttcaatATACATTGAATTATATTAGCTgtcattaaaaaatttttttgtttttcattaaaaaagaaagaaaaaagaaaaaaaaaggcaaacatTTTCACTGGTGAACACTTGAGTATTTCAACATTAttgtaacttattttttttttttttgtgcataggATAAACTTAAATTCAACATTGAATGGCAGCTGCaactcagttttttttcttttcattatgtaacatttaaaataataataataacaataataataataataattttggccagGACAGGACCAACAAAATAAGACCACCAGTGTGTCCTTAGTAAGCAAGTAAAGAAGCCTAAAATTTCTAAGCATCCAATTTAAAgtattttgatttaataaacaacaagtTTCAATAATCAAACAACTACTTCATAAAGGGGTTATGCTTCCAATGACTGTTGCCTGGATGAAGGCAGATCTCTTGCAGTCAATTATAAGAAAGGACAAAAGTTTAAGTGGACTAAATGACTGGAgaagttttcatttaattggaatgatattataatattttataataaaaaattttttttttttaaataagcatgaattgttcacaattgagatgcatttagaaaacagattgggtgaatttccatttcatgTCGACAATCAAAAGAGTGACTTTTGATTCTACGATTTTGATGTACAATTTTTACTTTAATCTTAAATTGTTAGGCtaataatattattcaaataacGTTatctttttacataaaaaagcAAAAGTTAACTTATGAATATCAACATCATCCAATAGGTTAAAATACTTGTATCAGTGAGATCGGTTAGTCTTTTACAACAAAGTACTCAGACATTCTGGTATAGTGATGGTATTTTGATATATACAGCCGTACTGAATAATTAGCATATTAATTTACCACAATATTTACACGGCATTCCAAAGCATATACCATGGTATGGCCATGGCACAagttcaaaaaaacaaaacaaaacatggaaTTTCCAAAGtacttttattaatacttttttattagTGGAATAAGCTGAAGACACACCCCTATCATCAACAAATACACAAGATCACCGCCCACAGCCATTGTTTTACTACATTAGTCCTGTTCTCATCAGTTAAAGGGCTGATGTCTGCTTATCTTCAAAACAACACGACTCTGTCCGAAACCCGCGCGAGCTGCCGACATACAGCGCGATTCTGCGCATCACAGTCGCGTTTATAACGTTAAAACACTGTCGTCCCTGCAGACAGCTGCATCTGTTTTGACACAGAGCTGTGAGTCTGATGATCTGCATCAACACAAAGAGCCCAAAAAAAGCATTATATACCTTCATACGGGAGAATCGACTCCAATGTCCGCTCACGTACGGTGCTCGCTGCCTCTTTGGTCGATATCAAGCATCGTTTGTCAATGCAAACTCTTCATTTGTCCGCGGTTCTTCtatatttgacaatattttatacaaaagcCATTAATTTTGCTTTTAATGGACGTGCAGCGGGTACTTCCGCTATCGCCGGAAGTACGTGTCCGAGATATGTGATATGGCAATGTGCATGTAtgcaattaatatttaatatattacacaACCATGCATGCCAGAACGGACTATTTCCGTCAAAACATGCgtttgtttttacaattataGGCTATACTTGCGGCGAAAAAGACGTTTATACCGGAATGTTAACCTAATGTCTATGTGGCAAAAAAAATGCAcgtgttaaaatactttttatattagttgcaaaaatgtttaatgaaaaaaagtatgtttttgttAGCAAAAGTCaagcaaaatgcattttactaTATAGGATCATACAATTTTAGACAAATTTTAGCTTCTTACTAAAGCAGAAGATCAAAGCCAAGAAAGACTATacaaatgatgtttttttttttcttactagaggctttctaaaataattttcaagaaggaaaaaactacattttaggAGTTAAACCTCCATCCCTCAAAGAATACtattattatagtaaaacaTGTCACCAAAACAAATGACAAGAAGATTGTGAAAGCTGCTTTATGCTGTTTGAATGAGCTCCTATATTAATTTGGTTAAATGGATAATCATGACATAGTGTGTTGGTGAAAACTATGGCTACCGTGCTAAAATTTTGAAGGAGACTTTTCAGATTGATGTTGCAATACTATACTATTAAGAACATGCAGTGAAGAAAGTATAAGGAAAATCCTTTATTGAAATTAGTATCAGCTGAACAAATGTTGAGCAAATGGTTTAATGCAAACAATGATTTAGAAAAGAGAGCATGTACATCATGTAAGGCAGGAGATGGTAGAGTGAGTGATCATATCACAGCTTAGACTTCATCATAGCCATCATCTTCTCCAGTTTGATGGCAAGCCCCATGTCACCCTTAATCTTCAGCTTTCCAGACATGAACGCCATAGTGGGCTTTAATCTCCCTATTGATAAAGAACATGGTTTTCATCAGTACTTCAGGTTTTTATTGCTATGATTATGTCAGTAGTGTGTAAAAGTACATCAGCGACACTTTTTCTACCTCCGAACATCTTGATGAAATCTGAACTGTCCAACGTCATGACGACATCAGCTTTGACAGGTGGTTCCCCGCTGCCAGCACTTCCTGCATCATTCTTCAGATCAATGTACCAGACTCCAGCAtgatcacctgtcaatcaagccAGTAAACATTAATACAACACCAATGGAAATGgaaaatatcaaaacttttaATGAACTCTATATAGGCCAAGTTATCGCGTGTTGTAAATGAGTGtactatacagtatatgtttaaatatacatgtaatataaaaattattattacatattattttcaagatataaattatatataataaaatattcaatgGTCAAATTTGAAATACACCTGTGAGTCCAAGACATGATTTTCTCAGAAAtgaaatactgtaaatttgtatttgtatacgTGCGGTTACATATCCCTATTAAATCatacttaaataaaaacataattatgacataaaaagtcaaatgacatttatatttatattcatatttatacaattaaaaGTCAAAAGTAGTACAAAACTATGACACACCAAGTCATAACAATGTGATAAGTAATAATTATGGCATATTTATGAGGTAGAAAGTTGAAATTGACCCAAGTCATGACgcataaatcataattatgagataagcCATGGGGCTTGACAGTCATAATTCATAATGAGCTTGTCAGTCAGGAATGACTCATAATTTGGATTTTtcttctcataattatgacttaacacctcaattttgattttatttttttggcattaTAATTCAGATTTATGTCAATgactttatctcataatttggatttttttgtcataatcatgagattaaaattcattataaaCTTGTGATAATCTCATAACCTCAAAATTGACTTCATAATATGACCTCATGACTTTTTGTGGCATAAATCtaatttgtcataattatgatttatcaAAGCATGTGTTTTTTCCCCTTatgtggcagaaacaggcttccataccCTTATTATTCAGTGgaacaaaaaattaattttgcagtGTTTCAGCTAGCATACATTGACTGAAAGCCATAAAACTTTAactcaaatgttttaaatatatcataagTACCTGATAAATCGAATCTGTACACTCCTTGTGTGGTTTTCACTATATCTGAACTGAGAAGTCCTCTGATTATGTTGAACATGTCAGAAACAGGTCCCGTGGTGGCAGAATCTGCACTGGTTTTTCTACTTTTGAAAGCTGGAGTGGCACCTGAAGGGAGAGTTAAAATATTGACACTAACTGAGACATCTGCTGAAGTATGCTTGGAAGACAATGCAGAACAAAAACAGATGAAATGTGCTGTTATTGCCTCATTACTCACCATGCTCCTCCATTTGCCTGGCTAGATCCTCTGGCTGTTGATCCAAGAAAAAGTCAGGAAGCAATGGATGacctaaaaaaaatgaagagatGTTTTATGTGCTGTGTTGACATTCACAGTTTTCTGTAATATATCAGAAAGGTAACGTTATTGTAAACAGGGTctaaaaatactgtgaaataacTTATACAAATCAAATTCCTGATTAAATAggaaattattactttactgTATTACTTTACCACtttaacatgaaatattaatactgCATAACCAACCTGGCTCAACAGCATACACATCAAAGTCCTTAATGCCCTCCTT includes:
- the LOC131548164 gene encoding uncharacterized protein LOC131548164 isoform X4, with product MKERRLNMEDCLHTSSDSLAKLVKWAHSHGTICTLIPNLKHMLNEGSHGTLTALWGCSAGHAYHWPLNTTCKKANKERNQESRSINTDSMIQAVAVMQNTSERFLGSAAKNKGDSAPIHDSCDISNCSEPSEMDDNGDEYNSHLYDIVCESSATDEDGDSEFNHASNITPRKRLGKEPGTEDSTDLALKKIKQERGEDYYSVANPQMPSSSDGNRSTGGVTQSPKPNVQNRPSSRSSMSQKPSSVDGDSMAMSSSPLDSSPSSMIKPLRAAFHTTQNKMQVNSNPACSQSVATLPHAGRIDAMGVLHRDEYPRTSLSYGEASMGVNPEMDLLAAQALNTEARADNTVSPAVYEIERLKALLQAERSKNELMGETISSLKQDKELLQQELTKKAELICDFLQDQLRPDKRRTLSSSQMEAGSSHQIITSIPEEGAAFDSPALFDSFEEVELHPLDRQRTIKISSKRSRDGENTRVRMKNVVGVIARYMAALQEFRRSVSMKVAFDRVGVDRNTISRTAAIAELSLAAPEVFHALPPWDEKEETLAHYAVRCRQAMDDSIKAKIKSMKAKGELLPIVSK